TAGGTCCGCCCCACGAAGGACTGGTCGAGCGCCATGGGCTCGGCACCTCCTGCTGATCGCCGGTACTGGCCGGTAGTGGCCTACGAACGACGCGAGGCCGCCCCCCTGACTACTGGGGACGGCCTCGCGTACGAGCCTGATTTATCGCGTCTCGCGGTGCGCGGTGTGCGCATTGCAACGCGGGCAGTGCTTCTTCATCTCCATACGATCCGGGTTGTTACGCCGGTTCTTCTTGGTGATGTAGTTCCGCTCCTTGCACTCCACGCAGGCCAGCGTGATCTTCGGGCGGACGTCGGTGGCAGCCACAGGAGTGCTCCTTGACGAACGGATAGGACTGATTTAACGCAAAGAAGAGTAGCCGATCGAAGGACCGACCCCACAATCGGCTACTGTCAGTAGCGGTGACCGGACTTGAACCGGTGACACAGCGATTATGAGCCGCTTGCTCTACCGACTGAGCTACACCGCTTTGATGGGATCGGGTCCCGTCTCGCGACGGGAACCTCACCCACCAGAGCCCCAATACGGAATCGAACCGTAGACCTTCTCCTTACCATGGAGACGCTCTACCGACTGAGCTATTGGGGCGAGCGATGAAGACATTACACGGTCCGCAGCCGTTCACCCAAATCCGTTTCGAGGCCCCGCCCGAGACCGCTCCGACACCATTCCCACCAGCCTCCGAGGCCCCTCCCGTACGGCGGACCACACCGGTACGACTATTGCGCTCCTCCGCGCTGTGAGCGGATCACCGCCCTAGGCTCGACTCACTCTGCGTGATCTTGCGTCCCCGCTGCGCGCAGCCCGCGCCCGGAGCGGAGTCCGAGCCACGTGCGTTGAACCCTGAGCCCTGAGCCTTGAGCCCGGAGCCTTGAGCCCCTGGAGCGCGATGCCCGACAGCCAGCCGCAGCCGCCCCCCTCGTCGTCCTCGTCCGGCGCCTCCGACACGACCTCACTGCTGTTGTGCGGGGCCCGGCTGACCGATGGCCGGACCGTGGACGTACGGCTCGGCGGCGGGCGCATCGAGGCGGTCGGAACAGCGGGCAGCCTGGCGGCGGGCGGCACGCGCGCGTGCGGGGCGCGCGTGGACCTGAACGGCTATCTGCTCCTCCCGGCCCCGGTCGAGCCGCACGCCCACGGCGACACCGCGCTCTCCGACGACGCCGACGGACCGGTCTCGTACGACCCCCAGGACGTCCAGCGCCGGGCGACCGAGGCCGCGCTGCTGCAACTCGGGCACGGGGCGACCGCGTTGCGCGCTCACGTGCGCGTGGGCGACGTACAGGGGCTGGGCGCCCTGGCCGCCGTACTCCAGGCCCGGCGCTCGCTGCGCGGGCTCACGGAGCTGACCACGGTGGCGACGCCGCGGCTGCTGACCGGTGCGGCCGGGGCCGAGGGGCTCGCCATGCTGCGGGACGCGGTGAAGATGGGCGCCTCGGTGGTCGGCGGCTGCCCCGACCTCGACCCGGATCCGACCGGCTATGTCCAGGCGGTCCTGGACGTGGCCTCCGAACACGGCTGCCCGGTCGACCTCCACACGGACGCCTCCGACCCCGCCCGCCTGTCCCGCCTCGCCGCCATGGCCGGCGGACTGCGCCCCGGCGTCACCCTCAGCCCCTGCGGCAGCCTCGGCCGTCTGCCCTCCGAGGTCGCCTCCCGCACCGCCGACCAACTCGCCGCGGCGGGCCTGACGGTCGTATGCCTGCCACAGGGCGGCTGCGGGGGCGTGGAACGGCGCGGTACGGCTCCCGTACGACTGCTGCGCGCGGCCGGCGTGCGGGTGGCCGCCGGCAGCGGCGCGCTGCGGGACGTGTCGAACCCGGCGGGACGGGGTGACCCGCTGGAAGCCGCGTACCTCCTGGCCTCCCGCTACGGCCTGCGAGCGGAGGACGCGTACGAAGCCGTCAGCACGTCCGCGCGAGCCGTGCTGGGGCTGCCCGAGGTGCGCGTGGAGGCCGGTTTCCCGGCCGAACTGCTCGCGGTGCGCGGGGAACGCCTGGCAGGGGCCCTCTCGCTCGCCTACAGCCGCATCGTGGTGCACCGGGGGCGTGTGGTGGCGCGGACCAGCGCGGTACGGGAGTTCTGCGACTCGGCGGCGGCTGTGGAGCTGGGGTTGCCTCGGCAGGGGCGGGGGGACGTGTCGTAGACGGGCCCAACTCGCCGGGGCGGGGCTCTAGTCGTACGGGGGCTCTAGTCGTAGAGGGGGAGGGCGGGAAGGGGCTCTGCTCGGCGCGCTCTGCGTGGCGCGCTTGAGGACCGTCTCTCAGGGCGTTTGAGGGCGTTCGAGGGTGTTTGAGGACCGCCCCTCGGGACCGCTCTCCGTGCCGTTCCGTGAGGTCCGCGCGCCCGGTGCGACGGGTGTGGTCTGTACGGCGGATGCCGCCGTACGGGCGTACGGTCGAAGACATGCGCATTGTCATCGCTGGTGGTCATGGTCAGATCGCGTTGCGGCTGGAGCGGCTGCTCACCGCGCGTGGGAACGAGGTCGCGGGCATCATCCGCAAGGCGGAACAGGGCGACGCCCTGCGGGAGGCGGGTGCCGAACCGGTGCTGCTCGACCTGGAGTCGGCGTCCGTCGAGGAGGTCGCGGCCCATCTGCAGGGCGCGGACGCGGCGGTCTTCGCGGCGGGTGCGGGGCCGGGCAGCGGGGCGGCCCGCAAGGACACGGTGGACAAGGGCGCCGCGGTGCTGTTCGCGGACGCGGCGGTCCGGGCACGGGTACGACGCCACGTGGTCGTGTCGTCGATGGGCGCCGACCCCGCGCATCAGGGCGACGACATCTTCGACGTCTACCTGCGCGCCAAGGGGGAGGCCGACGCGTACGTCCGCGGCCTCGACGCCCTGGACTCGACGATCCTGCGCCCGGGCCAGCTGACGAACGACGCCGGTACCGGACTCGTCCGCCTGGAGGCCCACACGGGCCGCGGCCCGATCCCGCGGGACGACGTGGCCGCCGTGCTCGCGGAGTTGCTGGAGACACCGGCGACGGCCGGCCTGACCCTGGAACTGGTCGGCGGATCGACACCGGTGTCGGTGGCGGTGAAGTCGGTGGCCGGGAACTGAGAGCGCGCCTACGGGCGGCTCACCGCACGCGGGGCGGGCTCAGAACAGCGGCATCTGACCGGGGAACTCCGGAACGGCGTAGCCGTCCAACGCGGGCTGCGCGGCCCCCAGTTGAGCCTGCCGGCGCGAGCCGACGCAGGAGGTGAGCTCGCCGTTCTCCCGGGCTCCGGGCGGATCGTGCCGCGCGAAGCGTCCGGCGACCACGGCGATCTCACGCTGACATTCGGGGCAGCTTCTGCGACGGCTGGACATGGGGTCAGTGTGCCCCGGACGCGCTGTCGCCCCACATCGTGAGGCACATCACCACTCGTCTTCGATACAGCGCCTGGCCATACGAAGAGACCCCCTCTTCGCTGCGTTTCCGCAATGGAGAGGGGGTCTACCTTCATGTGGCGGCGCCAGGATTCGAACCTGGGAAGGCGAAGCCGGCAGATTTACAGTCTGCTCCCTTTGGCCGCTCGGGCACACCGCCAGGGGTTCGCTGCCCTTCGAACCGCTTTTCGGCGGTGCTCCGTGGCAACGACGTAAACAATACCCGATGGAGAGGGGTGCTTCGCCACCCGATTGATCAGCGCTCGGGGGACGCGGGGTGGCTAGGCTTGTCCGGATGCGGCCCGGGAACTGTGCCCGGCTCGGCGGCGGCCCCACGCCCGCCGACCGCACCCGGAACGCACCCCGATACGCACCCCGATACAAGGAGCCACAGGACATGGCCGACTCCAGTTTCGACATCGTCTCGAAGGTCGAGCGGCAGGAGGTCGACAACGCCCTCAACCAGACCGCCAAGGAGATCTCCCAGCGCTACGACTTCAAGGGCGTCGGCGCCTCCATCTCGTGGTCCGGCGAGAAGATCCTGATGGAGGCGAACTCCGAGGACCGGGTGAACGCCGTCCTCGACGTCTTCCAGTCCAAGCTGATCAAGCGCGGTATCTCGCTGAAGGCCCTGGACGCCGGCGAGCCTCAGCTGTCCGGCAAGGAGTACAAGATCTTCGCGTCGATCGAGGAGGGAATCTCCCAGGAGAACGCGAAGAAGGTGGCGAAGATCATCCGCGACGAGGGCCCGAAGGGCGTGAAGGCCCAGGTCCAGGGGGAGGAGCTGCGCGTCAGCTCGAAGAGCCGCGACGACCTTCAGGCCATCATCGCCCTGCTCAAGGGCAAGGACTTCGACTTCGCCCTGCAATTCGTGAACTACCGGTAGTCCACGGCTGGTTCACGGCCTGTGCCATGACTGGTTCGCGGCCTGTGGCGTGTCGTACGAGGAAGGGTGGGCACCTGGCCGGTGCCCACCCTTCTCGCCTGCTGGCTGCGGTTCGGGGGCGGATCAGTCGCGCGAGTTGCCGAACAGGATGCGGTAACCGATCAGGAGGACCAGTGAGCCTCCGATCGCCGCGGCCCACGTGGTGCCGTCGTAGAAGTCCTTGGTGACCGGGTGGTCCAGCCAGCGCGCCGAGATCCAGCCGCCGATGAACGCGCCCGCGATGCCGATGAGGGTCGTACCGACGAAGCCGCCCGGGTCGCGGCCCGGCAGCAGGAACTTGGCGATGGCTCCGGCCAGAAGCCCCAGGATGATCCAACCGATGATGCTCATGCCCTGAACCTGCCCTTCCGCTCTGTGCCCGCACTGTTTCGGCCCTGTGATTTCCGTCCCGGCCGACTGTGCGCCAGGGCAGGTGCGCGTGTGCGTTCCGCGTTCCCGCTGTGGCGGCAGCGCGAGTTCGTGCCGTGTTGATGAGGAGGACGTCACGCGTCCACCGATCGGTTGCACTGGTCAGTAGGGTGCGGCGCATGTCTCCTTCCGGCGCAGGTCCTGGTTCCGGCTCCGAGCTGCGACGCACCCTTGGCGTGGGCGACGCCGTGGTCATCGGGCTGGGTTCGATGGTCGGGGCCGGCATCTTCGCCGCCCTCGGGCCCGCGGCGCGTGCGGCGGGTTCCGGGGTGCTGGTCGGGCTGGCGGTCGCCGCGGTGGTCGCCTACTGCAACGCCACCTCTTCGGCGCGGCTGGCCGCGCTGTACCCGGCCTCCGGAGGCACCTATGTGTACGGGCGGGAGCGGCTCGGTCCGTTCTGGGGTTACCTCGCGGGCTGGTCGTTCGTGGTCGGGAAGACGGCCTCCTGTGCGGCGATGGCGCTCACCGTGGGCACATACGTCTGGCCGGGGCAGGCGCATGCCGTGGCGGTCGCGGCGGTCGTGGCGCTGACCGCGGTGAACTATGGCGGTGTTCAGAAGTCCGCGCTGCTCACGCGCGTGATCGTGGCGGTCGTGCTCGCTGTCCTCGCTTCCGTCGTGGTGGTGTGTCTGGGGTCGGCGGCCGCCGATGCGGGGCGGCTGAGCGGTGGGGCCTCGGGCGGTGTGGGCGGCGTGCTGGAGGCCGCCGGTCTCCTGTTCTTCGCGTTCGCGGGATACGCGCGGATCGCGACCCTCGGCGAGGAGGTGCGGGATCCCACGCGCACCATCCCCCGCGCGATCCCGTTGGCCCTGGGCATCGCGCTGGCCGTCTACGCGTGCGTGGCGGTGGCTGTCCTCTCCGTACTGGGGGCTGAGGGGCTCGGGCAGGCGACCGCACCGCTGACCGACGCCGTGCGGGCGGCGGGGGCGTCCGGGCTGGTGCCGGTGGTGCGGGTCGGCGCCGCCGTGGCCGCGCTGGGCTCGCTGCTCGCCCTGATCCTGGGCGTCTCGCGGACGACGCTGGCCATGGCTCGTGACCGGAATCTGCCCGGCTGGCTGGCGGCCGTGCATCCGCGTTTCCAGGTGCCGCACCGAGCGGAGCTGGCCGTGGGCGCGGTGGTCGCGGTCCTGGCCGCCACGGTGGACGTGCGGGGCGCGATCGGATTCTCCTCCTTCGGTGTGCTGGCGTACTACGCGGTGGCCAACGCCTCCGCGTGGACGCTCGGTTCGGCGCCGGCGGCGCGGGTGGTGCCGGCGGTGGGGCTGTTCGGGTGCGTGGTGTTGGCGTTCGCGCTGCCGGTGGCCTCGGTGGTCGTGGGCGCGGGGGTGCTGGTCGTGGGGGTGGTCGCGTACGGCGTACGGCGGCGGGTGGGGGGTGCCGCTCAGTAGGCGGCGGTGCGGTATCCGGCCGGGGGCGCGTCGCGCTGGGCGGCGGCGCGTAGGCACGGGTGGGGGCGCGTCGCGCTGGGCGGCGAGAGGGGGCGCGTCGCAATGGGCTGCGGCGCGGCAGGCGACGGGTGGGGGTGGCGCCGGGGTGGGCGGCGGCCGGGGGCGGCGAGAGGGGGGCACATCGCGGTAGGCGGCGGTGCGGCATGCGGCGGGCGGGGGCGTGTCGCGGCGGGGTGCGCCTCAGGCCGGAGTAGTGCGCGGGGCGGTGGCTATGTTCGCCGGGCGGGGTCGTGCCGGGCCGGTGCGGGCCTGGGCGTGGTCCTGGGGCTCTGGGAAAGTGCGGGCGGGGGCGTGGCCTTGGGGCTCTGGTGAAGTGCGGGCCCATGGGCAGGCGTTGCTCGTCCCGGCTGTCCCCTGTGCCCGCAACTGCTCATGTGCGGTCATGCGTTCATGATGCGGGCCGGCGCTGACAAGCGGGGCAGCCTGTGGACAACCGCCGGGCTGTGGAAAACCGCGGCTCTACCAGCCCGAGGACGCGAACGGCTTGTCGGTGGACACGATTTCGCGGCCCAGCGGGAGCAGCGACACCGGGATCAGCTTGAAGTTGGCGATGCCGAACGGGATGCCGATGATCGTGACGCAGAGGGCGATGCCGGTGACGATGTGGGCGAGGGCCAGCCACCAGCCCGCGAGGATCAGCCACAGGACGTTGCCCACGCAGGACGGGGCACCGGCGTCGCGGCGTTCGACCGTCGTGTACCCGAAGGGCCACAGGGCGTACACACCGATACGGAACGCCGCGATGCCAAAGGGGATGCCGATAACCGTGATGCACAGCAGCACGCCGGCGGCCAAGTAGCCGAGGAACAGCCAGAAGCCGCTCAGGACGAGCCATATGACGTTCAGGATTGTCTTCACTGGTGGCGTCCTGCCATCTTCTCGAGGCGGGCAATGCGTTCCGCCATCGGCGGGTGCGTGGTGAACATCTTCGACAGTCCCTGGCCCGGGCGAAAGGGGTTGGCGATCATCATGTGGCTCGCGGTCTCGATGCGGGGCTCCGGGGGCAGCGGGAGCTGCTTGGTGCCGGTCTCGAGCTTGCGCAGGGCGCTGGCCAGGGCCAGCGGGTCGCCGGTGAGCTGGGCGCCGGAGGCGTCTGCCTCGTACTCGCGCGAGCGGCTGATGGCCAACTGGATGAGGGAAGCAGCGAGCGGGCCGAGAATCATGATGAGCAGCATGCCCAGGATGCCGGGGCCGTCGTCGTCGTTGGAGCGGCCGACCGGGATCAGCCAGGCGAAGTTGACGAGGAACATGATCACGGAGGCGAGGGCTCCGGCGACCGACGAGATCAGGATGTCGCGGTTGTAGACGTGACTGAGCTCGTGGCCGATGACGCCGCGCAGTTCACGCTCGTCGAGGAGGCGCAGGATGCCTTCGGTGCAGCACACCGCGGCGTTGCGCGGGTTGCGGCCCGTCGCGAACGCGTTCGGTGCCTCCGTCGGGGAGATGTACAGGCGCGGCATGGGCTGGCGGGCCTGGGTGGAGAGCTCTCGGACCATGCGGTACAGCGCGGGGGCCTCGAACTCGCTGACCGGGCGGGCGCGCATCGCGCGTAGCGCGAGTTTGTCGCTGTTCCAGTACGCGTACGCGTTCGTCCCCAGAGCGACCAGGACCGCTACGACGAGCCCCATGCGGCCGAAGAAACTGCCGATGACGATGATGAGTGCGGACAGTCCCCCGAGGAGTACTGCGGTCCTGAGCCCGTTGTGCCGGCGGTGCACGGTACGCCCTCCAAGTCGTGCAGCAGGGGAACCCTTTGCTTGCTGATCTGCGGTCCTTCTGGTGTATGTCCAGTGGACCCTCCCGTTCTGGTCAACGCCAGGCGAGAGCCGCTAGTTCCCTTGTGCGTGCGGGGCGGGGCGTGAGCCGTCCGGGTGAGGACCCGGAAGCGGCCTGGTCATGCGGTGGTGTGGGCCCTCAGAAGAGTCCGGTGTCGGCGAAGCGCAGGACCAGTTGGGGCGCACCGGAGAGGGCGATGCCGAGGACGCCGGTGAGGGCGAGTGCGGCGGTGAGGGGCGCGGGGACCCCGTGGCGTACGGCGTCGCCCTCGGGTGCGCGGAACAGCAGGGCCGTCCACTGGAGGTAGTAGAACAGCGCGATCACGACGTTGACGGCCATGACCACCGCGAGCCAGCCCAGTCCGGCGTCGACGGCGGCGGAGAAGACGGTGACCTTGGCGAAGAGACCGATGATGCCCGGCGGGAGTCCGGCAAGGCACAGCAGGAAGAACGCCAGGAGGAGCGCGGCGAGGGGGTTGGAGGCGTACAGGCCCCGGTAGTCGCTGATGCGGTTGCGGGACTTCGTACGGCCCACCACTGCGGCCACGGCGAAGGCGCCGAGGTTCACGGCGCCGTACATGAGGGCGTAGGCGACGGTGGAGCCGATGGAGTGCTCGGCGTCGTCGGAGTAGGCAGCGGCGGCGATCGGCACCAGGAGGTAGCCGGCCTGGCCGACGGAGGACCAGGCGAGGAGGCGTACGGCGCTGTACGCGCGCGTGGCCTGCTGTCGGAGGGCGCCGACGTTGCCGACGGTCATCGTGAGGGCGGCCAGTGCGGCCAGTGCCGGGCCCCAGACGTCGGCGTACGACGGGAGGGCCACGACGGTGAGGAGGATCAGGCCGGAGAAGCCGACCGCCTTGCCGACGACCGACAAGTAGGCGGCGATCGGAAGCGGGGCTCCTACGTAGGTGTCCGGGACCCAGAAGTGGAAGGGCACGGCGGCCGTCTTGAAGGCGAAGCCGATGAGGGTGAGGACCACGCCGGTCTGGGTGAGGGTGTGGAGCTGGCCGTCGACGTGCTGGATGCGGTCGGCGATCTGGGTGAGGTAGAGGGTGCCTGTGGAGGCGTACACGAAGCTGATGCCCATGAGGCTGACCGCGGTCGCGGTGACCGAGGAGAGGAAGAACTTCAGGGCCGCTTCGGAGGACTTGCGGTCGCCTTGGCGCAGGCCCACGAGGGCGAAGGCCGGCAGGGAGGCGACTTCCAGGGCGACGATCAGGGTGGCGAGGTCGCGGGAGGCGGGCAGCAGGGCGGCACCGGCGGCGGAGGAGAGCAGCAGGAACCAGTACTCCCCTTCGGGGAGTCCCTTGTCGGCGTCCTTGAGGGTGGTGACGGACAGGAGGGCGGCCAGCAGGGCGCCGCCGAGCACCAGGAGTTGGAGGACGAGGGTGAAGCGGTCCGCCGTGTAGCTGCAAACGTCGGTGTCGCCGGACAGGCAGAAGGTCGCGCGGTCGCCGTCCAGGAGGGGCAGGAGCATCGCCGTGGCGGCGGCCAGGCCCGCGATGGACAGCCAGCCGAGCAGCGCCTTCTTCGCGTCGCCGACGAACAGGTCCGCGACGAGGACCACGAGGCCGACGATCGCCGCGATGGTGGGCGGCGCGATGGCGAGCCAGTCGACGGACTGGACGAGGTTCGCGGCCAACGGCTGGGCCGCGGAGGCCAGGGAGCTCATCGGGTGCCTCCTGCGAGGAGCTGCTGCACGGCCGGGTCGGTCAGGCCGAGGAGGGCCTTGGGCCACAGGCCGGCTACGACGGTGAGGGCGACGAGCGGTGTCCAGGCCGCGAACTCGTACGTGTGGACGTCGGCGAGTTCCGGCGCGTCCTGGGGTACGGGGCCCATGCAGACGCGGCGGACCACGGCGAGGAGGTACGCGGCGGTGAGGAGGGTGCCGAAGGCCGCGATCGCCATGAAGGTGAGGAAGGCGGGGCGGCTGAGGTCGTCGGCGGGGTCGAACGCGCCGAACAGGGCCAGCATCTCGCCCCAGAACCCGGCGAGGCCGGGCAGGCCGAGGGAGGCGACCGCGGCGAACGCGAGCAGGCCGCCGAGGCGCGGTGCCTTGCCGTAGAGCGCGGCGCCGGTCTGTTCGGCGAGGGCGTCGAGGTCGGTGGTGCCCGTGCGGTCCTTGAGCGCGCCGACCAGGAAGAAGAGCAGGCCGGTGATGAGGCCGTGGGCGATGTTGGCGAACAGGGCGCCGTTCACGCCGGTCGGGGTCATCGTGGCGATGCCGAGGAGGACGAAGCCCATGTGGCCTACGGAGGAGTAGGCGATGAGGCGCTTGAGGTCGCCCTTCGCGCCCTGCTTGGCGAGGGCCAGGCAGGCGAGGGATCCGTAGATGATGCCGACGACGGCGAAGGCGGCGAGGTAGGGCGCGAAGTCGGCGAAGCCGTCGGGGGCGATCGGCAGCAGGATCCGGACGAACCCGTACGTACCCATCTTCAGCAGCACACCGGCCAGCAGGACCGAGCCGACGGTCGGCGCGGCGGTGTGGGCGTCGGGCAGCCAGCTGTGCAGCGGCCACATCGGGGTCTTGACGGCGAGCCCGATCCCAATCGCCAGTACGGCGATGACCTGCACGGATGTGGTCAGCGACCGGCCGTTGTCAGTGGCGAGTGCCACCATGTCGAACGTGCCCGCCTTGATTCCGATCAGGAGCAGGCCCAGCAGCATGACGACCGAGCCGAGCAGCGTGTACAGGATGAATCGCCAGGCGGCCCGGGTGCGGTCCTCGCCGCCCCAGCGGGCGATGAGGAAGTACATCGGGATGAGCACCGTCTCGAACGCCAGGAAGAACAGCAGCAGATCGAGGACAGCGAAGGTCGCGAGGGTGCCGGACTCGAGGACGAGCAGCAGGGCGACGAAGGCCTTCGGGGTGGGGCCCGCGGGCAGCTTGAAGTAGGAGTAGAGCGCGCAGAGGAAGGTCAGCAGCGCGGTCAGGACCAGAAGGGGGAGGGAGATGCCGTCGATGCCGAGGTGGATGCGCACGTCGAGTGCGGGGATCCAGCTGATGTCGGTCGTGGCCTGCATCTTCGACGGATGGTCGTGGTCGAAGCCGACCGCGAGGACGATCGCGGCGACGAGGATCACGCCGGTCACGGTCACGCCGTGCCGCAGCACGGCCTGCTCGGGCGACTTCCCCTTCAGCCCGGGCGGGGCCGGCAGGAGGGCGGCGACGGCACCGAGGAGCGGGCCGACGACGACGAACGCCAGAAGGAACTGCATCACGGACTCGTTGATATCGATCACGCCTGCTCACGCTCCCGTGGCGACGAGGACGGCGGCGACCACCAGGACGACGGTGCCGGCGAGCAGCGCGCTCACATAGGTCTGCACATTGCCGGTCTGGGCCCGCCTCACGGCCGCGCCGAGGAGTCGGGGCAGGGCGCCCGCGCCGCGCACGTAGGTCTCGACGACCTCACGGTCGAGGAACCGGACGAGGGTGGCGCCGGCCTGGACCGGGCGGACGAAGAGGGCCGAGTAGAGGGCGTCGAGGTGGAAGCCGACGGCCGCGTGCCGGTGGAGCGGGCCGAGCAGGAGTCGGCCGGGATCCGCGGGGTCGGGGGCGTAGGCGATGTCTCCGTACGCCGGTTCGTGGGTGGCGATGGCCTCTGCCTCGACGCGGGCCGCGTCGCCCTCCGGGTGGGCGGCGACCGCGCCCAGCGGTACGTGGGCCGCGAGTGTGGTGGTGTGCCGCCAGGCCGCGTACGTGACGATGCCGCCGACCAGGGCCACGCCGGTGCCGAGGACGGACGTGGTGAGGGTCGGGGTGAGGTCACGGCCGTCGAACCAGTCGGGGAGCACTCGGTAGGCGAGTCCGCCGACGGCGAGGGAGGGGACCGCGAGGACCCACAGGACGACGGTCATGGTGAGGGGCTGGCGACCGTGGTCGGGGGCCTCGGCGCCCTGACCGCGGAAGGCCAGCAGCCACAGGCGCGTCGCGTACGCCGCGGTGAGCAGGGCGGTGAGCAGGCCGGCGACGAGGACGACCCAGCCCGCCACGCCGGGCGCGTGCTCGGTGTGGCCGGTGGCGACGTGCTCGGCGGCGCCGAGGACGGACTCCTTGGAGAAGAAGCCGCTGAACGGCGGGATCGCGGCGAGTGCGAGGAGCGCCACGGTCATCGTCCAGTAGGCGTCGGGCACGCGGTCGCGCAGGTGGCCCATGCGGGACATGGCGGCCAGCGAGTTGGTGCCGGCGGCGTGGATGATCACGCCTGCCGCGAGGAACAGCAGCGCCTTGAAGGCGCCGTGCGACAGGAGGTGGAAGACGGCGGCACCGCGGTCGCCGACGGCGAGGGCGCCGGTCATGTAGCCGAGCTGACCGATCGTCGAGTAGGCGAGGACGCGCTTGATGTCGTCCTGGGCGAGGGCGGCCAGTGCCGAGCCGGTCATGGTGACGGCGGCCATCACGGCCAGGACGACCATCGCGGCCTGCGAGGCCTCGAAGACGGGGAGGAGTCGCGCGACGAAATAGACACCGGCGGCGACCATCGTCGCCGCGTGGATGAGCGCGGAGACGGGCGTGGGGCCCGCCATCGCGTCCGGGAGCCAGGTGTGCAGCGGGAACTGCGCCGACTTGCCGGCCACGCCCGCCAGGAGCAGCAGGGCGATCAGGGTCGGGTGGTCCAGTCCCCCGCTCGCGACGGCGCCGAGGACCTTCGTGATGCGGAAGGACCCGGCGTCGTTGGCGAGCGCGAACAGGCCGATGAGGAAGGGGACGTCGCCGAGCTTGGTGACGAGGAATGCCTTGATGGAGGCGGCGCGGGCCTCCGGGGTCTCCCAGTAGTGGCCGACCAGGAAGTACGAGCAGATGCCCATGACTTCCCAGCCGACCAGGAGCACCATCAGGTCGCCCGAGTAGACGACGAGGAGCATGGCGGAGGTGAAGAGGGAGACGAGAGCCGCGTAGGACGGGTAGCGCGGGTCGTCGCGCAGATAGCCGGTCGAGTAGATCTGCACGCAGCTCGCGACGAGGCCGACCAGGACGGCGACGAGGGCGGCGAAGCCGTCGATGTGCAGGGCGAGTTCGATCGGGATCGAGCCGGTGGGCGTGAGCTCGGTGGCGGCGTTCACCGCCTCGTGTCCGCCCTGGCGTACGGCGACCACGGCGGCCAGCAC
This DNA window, taken from Streptomyces sp. NBC_00663, encodes the following:
- a CDS encoding NADH-quinone oxidoreductase subunit M, producing MIDINESVMQFLLAFVVVGPLLGAVAALLPAPPGLKGKSPEQAVLRHGVTVTGVILVAAIVLAVGFDHDHPSKMQATTDISWIPALDVRIHLGIDGISLPLLVLTALLTFLCALYSYFKLPAGPTPKAFVALLLVLESGTLATFAVLDLLLFFLAFETVLIPMYFLIARWGGEDRTRAAWRFILYTLLGSVVMLLGLLLIGIKAGTFDMVALATDNGRSLTTSVQVIAVLAIGIGLAVKTPMWPLHSWLPDAHTAAPTVGSVLLAGVLLKMGTYGFVRILLPIAPDGFADFAPYLAAFAVVGIIYGSLACLALAKQGAKGDLKRLIAYSSVGHMGFVLLGIATMTPTGVNGALFANIAHGLITGLLFFLVGALKDRTGTTDLDALAEQTGAALYGKAPRLGGLLAFAAVASLGLPGLAGFWGEMLALFGAFDPADDLSRPAFLTFMAIAAFGTLLTAAYLLAVVRRVCMGPVPQDAPELADVHTYEFAAWTPLVALTVVAGLWPKALLGLTDPAVQQLLAGGTR
- a CDS encoding NADH-quinone oxidoreductase subunit 5 family protein; its protein translation is MTTTTLAALVPLLPFLGAAVGLLLGRTAPGFVRPLAVLPTLASLVLAAVVAVRQGGHEAVNAATELTPTGSIPIELALHIDGFAALVAVLVGLVASCVQIYSTGYLRDDPRYPSYAALVSLFTSAMLLVVYSGDLMVLLVGWEVMGICSYFLVGHYWETPEARAASIKAFLVTKLGDVPFLIGLFALANDAGSFRITKVLGAVASGGLDHPTLIALLLLAGVAGKSAQFPLHTWLPDAMAGPTPVSALIHAATMVAAGVYFVARLLPVFEASQAAMVVLAVMAAVTMTGSALAALAQDDIKRVLAYSTIGQLGYMTGALAVGDRGAAVFHLLSHGAFKALLFLAAGVIIHAAGTNSLAAMSRMGHLRDRVPDAYWTMTVALLALAAIPPFSGFFSKESVLGAAEHVATGHTEHAPGVAGWVVLVAGLLTALLTAAYATRLWLLAFRGQGAEAPDHGRQPLTMTVVLWVLAVPSLAVGGLAYRVLPDWFDGRDLTPTLTTSVLGTGVALVGGIVTYAAWRHTTTLAAHVPLGAVAAHPEGDAARVEAEAIATHEPAYGDIAYAPDPADPGRLLLGPLHRHAAVGFHLDALYSALFVRPVQAGATLVRFLDREVVETYVRGAGALPRLLGAAVRRAQTGNVQTYVSALLAGTVVLVVAAVLVATGA